In Nocardioides sp. JS614, the sequence GGCGCAGCCGCTGCACGGCGGTGACCACCTTGCGGGCCAGCGACTCGGCGACGCCGGGCACCCGCACCAGCACGATCTCGAGCTCCCGCTCGGCGTCGGGGTGGTCGACCCAGTGGTAGAGGCAGCGGCGCTTCAGCGCGTCGTGCAGCTCCCGGGTCCGGTTCGAGGTCAGTACGACGAGCGGTGGTCGCTCGGCCACGATCGTCCCGACCTCGGGGATGGTGATCTGGAAGTCGGACAGCAGCTCCAGCAGGAACGCCTCGAACTCGTCGTCCGCGCGGTCGACCTCGTCGACCAGGAGCACGGCCCGGTCGCCCGCACGCACGGCGTCCAGCAGCGGCCGCTCCAGCAGGAACTTCGGGCCGAACAGCGCGTCCACCGCGGCCTCGTCGTCGAGGCTGCGGTCGGACAGCGCCCGGATCTGCAGCAGCTGTCGTGCGTAGTCCCACTCGTAGAGCGCCTGGTTGGTGTCGATGCCCTCGTAGCACTGGAGCCGGATCAGACGCCGGCCGAGTACCCGGGACAGCGCCTTGGCGATCTCGGTCTTGCCGGTGCCGACCTCGCCCTCGAGCAGGAGGGGACGGTCGAGAGCGAGGGCGACGTAGGTCGCCGTGGAGAGCCCGCGGTCGGCGAGGTACCCATCGACGCGGAGTGCGTCGGTCAGCTCGGCGACGCCCCCCGGTCTACTCATGCACGTGATCGCTGCGCTCGCTCATGCGTCCCGGCCGAGCACCAGGTCGCGGATCGTCTCCCCGGTGCCGAGCTTGCCCTCGCGGGCGAGCAGGTCGCGCCAGGCCTCGTTCAGGTCGGTGCCGGGCTCGGCCATGCCGTCGAAGGTCATGCCGCGGGTGCGCTTGCAGACCTTCGCCGGGGCGGCGTGCTCGAGCTCGACGGCGGCCTCGGTCGCCTCGTCGGCGTCCCAGAGCGCCCGCAGGACCTCATTCGGCTCGGCCATGTCCTTCACTGTAGGTCGGCGCGCCGTCCTCGGCGAGGGCCGGTTAAGGGAAGGCTGAGGTGCGCGTCGACGCTGAGCGAGTGGTCAGGGGCGGGCGATCAGGCGCGGGCGGCCAGGCGCGGGCGGCCAGCGGCGGGTGGTCAGCGGCGGGCGGTCACGGTGCGACGGTGAGGGTGCCGGCGGTGCTGCGGTCCAGGGCGCGCGAGATCACCATCCGCTGGATCTGGTTGGTGCCCTCGAAGATCTGCATCACCTTCGCCTCGCGCATGTAGCGCTCGACCGGGAAGTCCCGGGTGTAGCCGTAGCCCCCGAGCACCTGGACGGCGTCGGTGGTCACCCGCATCGCGTTGTCGGTGGCGACCAGCTTGGCGACCGAGGCCTCGCGGCCGTACGGCAGCCCGGCGTCCTTGAGCCGCGCGGCGTGGAGGGTCGTGGCGCGGGCGGACTGCACGGCCGCCTCCATGTCGGCCAGCACGAACGCCAGGCCCTGGTGGTCGATGATCCGCCTGCCGAACGTCTCTCGCTCCTGGGCGTAGGCGACCGCGCGGTCGAGGGCACCTTGGGCGAGCCCGGTCGCGACGGCGGCGATGCCGAGCCGGCCCGCGTCCAGGCCGGCCAGCGCGATCTTGAGGCCGTCGCCCTCGCCGCCCAGGAGCCGCTCGGCCGGGATCCGCACGTCGTCGAAGCGCATCGTCGCGGTCGCCGACCCGGTCAGCCCCATCTTGTGCTCGGGCGGGTCGGCGGACAGGCCCGGGGTGTCGGCAGGCACCAGGAAGCAGGAGATGTCGCCGCGCTGGTCGCCGGTGCGCGCCATCACCTTGTAGAAGTCGGCGTGCCCTCCGTGGGTGGTCCAGGCCTTCGCGCCGTTGAGGACGTACTCATCGCCGTCGCGGCGGGCCCGGGTGCGCATCGCGGCCGGGTCGGATCCGGCGTGCGGCTCGGAGAGGCAATAGGCCCCGAGCAGCTCGCCGCCGAGCATCGCCGGCAGCCACTCGGCCTGCTGGGCCGCGGTGCCGGCGGTCGCGAGGCCGAAGCAGCTCAGGGCGTGCACGGAGATCCCGACGCCGATGCTCGCCCAGACCGCGCCGACCTCCTCGAGGACCTGCAGGTAGACCTCGTACGGCTGGCCGCCGCCACCGTGCTGCTCGGGGTAGGGGAGGCCGAGCAGGCCGGTCCGGCCCAGCATCGCGAAGACGTCGCGCGGGAAGGTCTCGGTGGCCTCGGCCTCGGCCGAGCGTGGTGCCAGCTCCTCGGCGGCGATCTGGCGGACGAGTGCGATCAGGTCGACGGCCTCGTCGGTGGGCAGCAGGCGCGATGCGGACATGAGTACCAAGGTACGCTGCCTGGTACTGATAGCGTCAACGCCGTGCCACCCCCGCGCCATCAGCTCCTCGACGAGCTGATCGAGCTGTTCCTCGCCGAGGGGTTCCTCGAGTTCGGCATCGGCGACCTGGCCGCGCGGCTGCGCTGCTCGCGCACGACGATCTACCGGGTCGCGGAGACCAAGGAGCAGGTCGTGCTCGCCGCCGTGCGCGGCTTCTTCCGCCGTGCCGCCGAGCGGATCGAGGCCCAGGTCGCCGCCGAGCCCGACCCGGGCGCGCGACTCGCCGTCTACCTGACCGCGGTCGCCGAGGAGCTGGCGCCGGCATCCGCGCGCTTCTACGCCGACCTCCAGGCCTATGCCCCGGCCGCGGAGATCTACGAGGCGAACACGCGGCTCGCCGCCGAGCGGGTCCAGGAGCTGGTCGGCGCCGGCGTCGCCGCCGGCGCGCTGCGCCGGGTCGACGCCTCCTTCGTCGGAGCCGCGGTCGCCCAGGTCATGAGCGCGATCCAGGGTGGCCGGATCGCGGCCGCGTCCGGCCTGCAGGACGCGGCGGCGTACCGCGCCCTCGCCGAGCTCGTCGTGCACGGTGTGGGCGGCTCCACTCCCTGATCCCACCCCCTGGGCACCTCCCTGAGCCGCGCGCCCGCCTGAGAGAGTGCGGCCATGAGTGATCTCCCCGAGTCCCTTGCCGGCACTACCGTGGCCGTCCTCGGCGGCACCGGCCCCCAGGGGCGCGGTCTCGCCCGGCGGTTCGCGGCGGCCGGGCTGCCCGTCGTGATCGGCAGCCGGAGCGCCGAGCGGGCCGCGGCCACCGCCGCGGACCTGGCCGCGGCCACCGGTGGCGACGTGACCGGCGCCGACAACGCGCACGCGGCCACGACCGGTGACCTCGTGGTGGTCGCCGTGCCGTGGGAGGGCCACGGCGAGCTGGTCGGCGGCCTGGCCACGGAGCTCGCGGGGAAGGTGGTCGTCGACTGCGTGAACCCCCTCGGCTTCGACAAGCAGGGTG encodes:
- a CDS encoding AAA family ATPase, whose amino-acid sequence is MSRPGGVAELTDALRVDGYLADRGLSTATYVALALDRPLLLEGEVGTGKTEIAKALSRVLGRRLIRLQCYEGIDTNQALYEWDYARQLLQIRALSDRSLDDEAAVDALFGPKFLLERPLLDAVRAGDRAVLLVDEVDRADDEFEAFLLELLSDFQITIPEVGTIVAERPPLVVLTSNRTRELHDALKRRCLYHWVDHPDAERELEIVLVRVPGVAESLARKVVTAVQRLRQLDLAKPPGVAETIDWVRTLDVVGADDLDPQTIEDTLGAVVKEHDDLDVVRAHVHELAPGG
- a CDS encoding acyl-CoA dehydrogenase family protein; the encoded protein is MSASRLLPTDEAVDLIALVRQIAAEELAPRSAEAEATETFPRDVFAMLGRTGLLGLPYPEQHGGGGQPYEVYLQVLEEVGAVWASIGVGISVHALSCFGLATAGTAAQQAEWLPAMLGGELLGAYCLSEPHAGSDPAAMRTRARRDGDEYVLNGAKAWTTHGGHADFYKVMARTGDQRGDISCFLVPADTPGLSADPPEHKMGLTGSATATMRFDDVRIPAERLLGGEGDGLKIALAGLDAGRLGIAAVATGLAQGALDRAVAYAQERETFGRRIIDHQGLAFVLADMEAAVQSARATTLHAARLKDAGLPYGREASVAKLVATDNAMRVTTDAVQVLGGYGYTRDFPVERYMREAKVMQIFEGTNQIQRMVISRALDRSTAGTLTVAP
- a CDS encoding TetR/AcrR family transcriptional regulator, which encodes MPPPRHQLLDELIELFLAEGFLEFGIGDLAARLRCSRTTIYRVAETKEQVVLAAVRGFFRRAAERIEAQVAAEPDPGARLAVYLTAVAEELAPASARFYADLQAYAPAAEIYEANTRLAAERVQELVGAGVAAGALRRVDASFVGAAVAQVMSAIQGGRIAAASGLQDAAAYRALAELVVHGVGGSTP
- the npdG gene encoding NADPH-dependent F420 reductase encodes the protein MSDLPESLAGTTVAVLGGTGPQGRGLARRFAAAGLPVVIGSRSAERAAATAADLAAATGGDVTGADNAHAATTGDLVVVAVPWEGHGELVGGLATELAGKVVVDCVNPLGFDKQGAFALAVEEGSAAQQAQALLPESTVVGAFHNVSAVKLEDPEVASVDTDVLVLGDVREATDLVQDLCATIPGVRGVYGGRLRNAHQVEALTANLISVNRRYKSHAGVRVTDL